Sequence from the Drosophila subpulchrella strain 33 F10 #4 breed RU33 chromosome 3R, RU_Dsub_v1.1 Primary Assembly, whole genome shotgun sequence genome:
CGCATAATTATTCGAGGAGTCTCCATGATGAGAGGGCATAGTGTCTGGTAATTTGCCGTTTCTGTGGTGATTTACTATTGACTCTTGGTGTCGGGCtccttgatttattttatgacTCAACGCAACGCAGCGTACGCCGCCGCCACCAATATGTTCTCATAGCATACTAATATCAGCCATGATAGCCGATGCATCGAATACACTCGCCAACTAATTTATAAAAAGTTGTATAGGaataatataaatttcaaataaTCTAGCATTAAATAGTATAgtagtaaataaaaatatttccttttttacCCAATAACAAATACAAGAAAGGTATCTAAAGAACTAAATTAAGAAATGATGTTATGATAAATATTGATTTGTATCCTCCAGTCTTATCTCACTACTGAACTGCGAGCATGTTACTTACTTTCTAATTGTAAAGTCAACAAACGATTGTATCTCAATGTTGTCGTTAAAGAGTTAATTTTAGAAGTTATTTCTTGGGAAAACTAAAAATGGGAACTCCCGCAGAACTAATATGGTTTATTGCATTGACAATGCTTTATCGTACGATTTCGCAATTctatgcaaaaataaaataccccattgagggtataaaaatatcagTCACGGTAGAACGCAAAATTACCAACACATTGGCTGCTGGAAGACACACATGGACACGGATGAACGGAATCCATTGAAATTCAGAGCGGGTTCAAAGACGCTCGGCCACGGCAACAAATCGTGCAAACAACAACTCGCCGAATTGCATGGGGCAACATCTTCATTCGGGGGGTTTTATGGGGGATATCTGGGATTCGGGGAGTGGAGTTTGGGGTTCAGGGAGCCCAGGCAGTCGCCACAGCGATTCAGCTAAATGCATTCGAGTGCTTTATTGATTGGGTTTCGTGTGCTTCGCAGCGAGTGCAAAAAGTATGAAAAATCTATTAATTCTACCCGGGAATAAGCAAATGCATCTCAAGTGGTTTGGATTCGTGGGATCGGGGTTTGGGGGCATTTTGGGGTACTGGCCAAGTAGCTGACGTCGACACGGACATGGCATTTGGGCCCGTTGACAGGTGTTGACTGAAACTACGAGTCGGCCATCAGGCCATTAATGAAAACAGGTACCAGTTGTAAACAATAGACGAAGCCGAGTTTTCCGACTTCCAGATACCCGTTGATCATTCATTCCTTTCGTTAAAAATAACAATTGTCATTTGAAATGAAAATTAGATACGGAGCACTCCTTGCcgtttaaatataatttaatttgaaatggAAATTAGAGACATTACTGACGTCAATTCGTTTGCATAGCTGACAATAATTTACCACTCGGCATTTGACttgtaaatattattttaagtaTAATTCTATTCCATGAACATTTTGAATAGTTACTACAACTACTACAAAACAGATAAGAAATCgcttatgttaaaaaaaagcaataacgaaataatacatttattaaaataggaactataaattcaaattaattcaTTATTTGTATAAAACAAAACAGATAGATCTAAAATACTAATTGTTTGAccaatatatattatatatacaaatatctgggccatcaattttaaatattttttaagtatatGGCACAGAACATAGAGTATACCCCTAAAAACGTGTAAATAGTAGTGAAAATGTTACGCGATCAATATATTTGATGTGCGAATAGAGAGAGTGGAATTTAGAATTTTTAGACCCGAAACTTGAGGTTTACTTGACTTCCGACTTTGACTGCAAAGTTGAGTGTCAGTTAATTGTTTACCGAATCCAACAATGTTTGACTTTCACCATTTGCAAAAAAGTGAGAACGAAACACGCAGGCAATTAGCTGAGGAACcaaatatccatataatacattttaagagTAAATGAGGAAGCGGTAGTTCAAGTGAAGAGGCTTCAACTGTCCGGCAGTAAAAGTCAAGTTAACGAACTGTGACCAAATCGAAGAggctctttaaaaaataattacacATTGAATGACCCAAAGGTCAGTTACAGGTACTCAGTCAAGGCTGTCATTGTATTGTGTGGGACTTGCTTTATGAATAGTTTATAAAATGAGGGGTTTTTGTAGCATTTTTCAAAGTCATATTTAAAGCGCATTTAAATTCGAAATGGCAAACAAACATTGTAAAGTGCCAAAGCTATGAGGTAGTCAATTAACGAGGCAGAAATTGATTGATTACCCGCTAATCTCTAAACGTAGAAATAATTATGTTATAATTATTTGCACGGGTAACTAATTTACTGACGTTGCCAAAAACGGAGAGATTTTCCAAAATATTCGCCAATTTTCTATTGGCAGCCAAGCCATGAAGAGAGTGCTGGGTTTTTGGTTGCTAGTTCTTATATTTCATTCCTATCAAAGCGTAAAAACTTTTTCTTGAAacctaaaatttttaataatatatcatACCTATTTAGAATGCTGTTATTTTCAAAATGACCAATGCAGTTTGTGAGTCCTACAACAAATCCTGGATCGAGTTCGGGGTTTGTCGACTGAGAGCCGTTAGCCGAAATAAAGTCTGCCTTAATGTCGATGCCAATTTGCTTCAGCCGGTTCACGATGTTACAGTCAAGGCCCAATTGATGAAAAAGGCCAATGGATATAAGCCGTGGCTCTATAGTGTCAATTTCGATGGCTGCCAGTTTATAAGGCGGAGAAATAATGCCCTAATTCGCCTCGTTTGGGACCTTTTTAAAGAGTACTCGACCATCAATCACTCCTGTCCTTATGTGGTAAGTCCAAAATAATTAAgtcaaagaaaatattaaataaattcccTGTTAGGGTCTGCAACAAGTTAAAAACTTTTATCTGAGATCCGAGAAGCTGCCCACACCCATACCCACTGGGGAATATCTGCTGATGATTGACTGGGTGATTAACAAGAGGCCACAAGCTGCCACAAATGTGTACTTTACCTTCGTGGAGGATCTGAGAGATAGTTAAAAAATATGATAACATTTtgatcataaaataatttcaCCTGAAAGAATAAATCCCAGGTATTTGAGCAATTCGGGAGGTCTAATATTTTGTTCGATTCCATCAGccatttaaacaaaaaaaaattgatttcatcTCTGGCATACAAATGCGATTATTAAATCTTGGTTTCTGAGACCACCAAGATAATTTCCGCAGCCTGTGCAATGTGGCAATCgcaaatttaaaacaaacaatacaaaaataattacCAATTAAGCCTGTTTTAAATTCACATTCCGTATTGCAAAACAGAAAAACAGCCTTGTAGGTGGCATCTACAAAAATTGGACAATTTGAATGGGCATTTAAAACGAATAAAGATTATTCGGCTTTTGTGTTGTTAGTTccatttgaaaatattaaggTATCAAAACTGATAGAGAGCTTACGATTGAGAGTAAGTTATGAATTTCACAATATAAATTGTCACATCtttacatatataaattttcgtatatacataagatatataatttacttttttaaaattagtagTTCTATATGTATGTCTATATATCCTTTTgagatacatacatatatagagAAGATTTAACAGGGATCacaaaaatatacattttgcGAATAGAATCAattaatctttaaaatatgCTGTTCTTTTATGTGCGCCTGGTACTGCAGAATGTGGCTGCTTTTAAAGCGCACGACTTCTCGTAGCTTGCGACCAATCTCTTGGATGGCCTCCGCATCTTTGTCGTCCTTGGTCCAGATGGAAATCTTATCGATCTTCTTGCGAATCCTAACGAAAGCTCCACAGATGTGATCGTAATTTTCGCAAACCTCGCCAATTAGGCACAGGAGAACATCAAGCCAAATGATGTCCAGATCGGTTTTATGGCCCTTTTGAATATAGACCGCCCAGCGACCGCCCTGCCTATTCGCCGGGTCCTCCCACATGGGCGGTATGTTTTTCTTGAAGACCATATAATCACAGCCCTTTTTGAGCTTCGAGGGCGGGTCGATGCGGAAATATAGGTTCCAAAAGTCCTCGACGGTGCCGAAGGTGTCGATCTTCCTTAACATATCCTCCCACGACCTTTCGGGATCGTTCTCCACAAACCAAAGCGTCCATTCATTCTGAAGCTTGTGTTTTTTCGGGGAGTCCCCCTTTTCCGTTTTCGACATGGTCTTTTTATTCAGTTTTTGTTTCTAAAAATCTGTTGTTCTGCGTTTGGTGTCGAGATGAGGTCACTACTGCAACGTTCACTTTTATCACGTTGAGAATTATTGCGCTTTATTTAGAATTTAGTTACTCATTGTTTACATTCTGAATGTGAGCAAGCTCAGTGTGGCCGAAGCAAGATCAGTAAAATATTCTCACTAGTTCTTATTTCGCTTAAAGGCACATTTGAATTTAAgcaatttcaatttttaagattttgttttttgaaaacaaaaagccaaaaaacagaaattattcaaattttttcataaaaaactttttaaattataactATTCGCTTGAAATACTTATTTTACttatatgttttttaaaaaacaatttgtttgTCGAAATTCCTTCATTCGAATCCAATTTAGGCCGTTATTTGGTCAAAAACAGACTTAATTTTGGCGATATTACCGCTAAATCGGGTGGGTGCACCCGCTTTGCGAGAAGGGTGTCTCTGCTATTTCGATAGCACATTTTTCAAAACGCTTTAGTTTCTTTTTAGCCAAACCACCTGGCAACGCTAAACCACTTTTGCCgccaaaaataaattgctagtttttatttacaaaaacagCACGCTGAAAAAGTAAAGACAACGAATGGACGTGGAATTAAAGCAGCAGTTCGACGAGATGGGCGTGGAGCCGGCGGACTCCGTGCTGGAAAGGTGCGTGGAGCTGGCCATTTCGTACAACATCCACGACGCCACCGAGTTCGTGGAGCAGTGGATGGCCTTCAGTCTGTCGCACCTCCATGGCGAGGATCCTGCGCTGGAGAACCTGGGCGACTTCGAGCGCAAGGTGCTGCAGCTGCGCAAGGACAAGATGGGCTCCAAGGCATCCGCGGTGAAGTCCAAGCCCTATGCTCCTTCCTCTATCCAGGACACAAGCTCGTTGGCCAGCTATGGAGTGATGGAGGACGATCCCATGATTGACGACTATGTCGGGGAATCAACAATGGATACCTCCTCCGCCCTTCACACACCCAAGGCTAAGAAGGATTCGGTTCGTAACTCCAACCTTAAGGGTGGCGTGCTCTTCAGCCCGGCCAGCTACACGCCCCAATCTGCCAAAAAGAATCCAGCGGCGGGAACACCAACCACATCAGTGGCTGGCAAACCCGGCGACGTCGTGGACTCTTTTGGGCACCCCAAACTCCTGGCTGGCTCCAGCTGGCAGACGCAAATAGAGCACACAGTGCCTGTGACCCAGAAATTGCTGCACAAGAACGCCCCGCTGACCATTGCCAATCTGGGCTACATGAACGACCTGCTAGGCGACCGATGTGACGACCTGCACGACCGCGTCGATGATACTGGACGGGCGCTGGTGGAGAAGAAGCTGGGAGAAGCAGGCGCCGCCGAGTGCAGTTGGTATCCGCATGATAAACAGGCTCTACAGGCGGCAGGTGGACTCCACGCTGTGGGAATGATTCACTCGGAGGACGATGGCCCACTGGATGCCCACTCCGCCTTTTTGGTCGTCATCGATGACGACACGTATGAGGCTAAGGACACATCCCTCACGCTCAACTTCTCCAGAGTCAAGTCGGCCAGCATCTTTCCCGGGCAAGTGGTGCTCGCCAAGGGGTTCATACCCAAGGGCAAGACTTTCGTGGTGGAAGAGATTCACACGGAACGCAAACTGACGCCAGTCACACCTCTTAAGGTCGACCGAGAGCTCCAGTTTGTGGTGGCCGCCGGACCCTTCACAGACAGCACGGATCTGTTTTACGAGCCGCTGCACGACCTGCTCAAATACATCAAGGAGCACAGGCCCGATGTGCTGGTGCTCACGGGTCCCTTCCTGGATGGGGATCACAAGATGGTCTGCGAATTGGCCGAGACCTTTGATTCCTTTTTCGAGAAGATGATCGGTGGGATAATGGAAGCGGTTGGGAGCCACACTGCAGTGCTGGTGGTCAGCAGTCAGAAGGACGCCATGTCACACTCTGTTTATCCCACACCGCCGCCAACTCTCCGCAGAAACTATCCGAATTTACACATGCTGCCCGATCCCTCGATGGTTGATCTGGATGGCATCACACTGGGCATCACCTCCACCGACGTGGTGGATCATTTGCTTAGCCACGAGTTCGCTGCAAATGCTGGCGAGCGGATGCACAGAGCGATCAACCACTTGTTCCACCAGGGCTCCTTTTACCCCCTGTATCCGCCGGCGGACGAGGACATGGCCTACGATTCCCAGCTGGCACTCAAGTACGCCCAGCTCAAGCAGCTGCCAAATGTACTCATCCTGCCCGGCGATCAGCGGCACTTCATCCGCCTGGTCAACGATTGCCTGGTGATCAATCCTGGTCGCCTGTCAGACAAGAAGGGCGGCACTTTCGCCCGGTTCCTGGTGGCTCCCTCTGCTCCCGGTAAGGCGGCCAACATGTTCAACAGTGTGGCGTGCCAAGTCCAACGTATATGAATTACACATGCCAAAATAGATCACCAGCCAAGTGCCCACTTACTGGACCTGAACAATCAATGGCTTTGCAGGGATAGGGCTATCATTATGTTTTCAGTATCATTAAGAAGGGTAACAACAAgtacaatttaaattataacaaACAATAACTaatgttatttttaatattattacatttttatgcCCGCTACttctaaatataaatatattttaacaaCTAAACTGCTAAGAACTTCAGTTATGAAGATCACATTGTTTTTTAAGAATGTGTAGATACATACCCTGCAGATATATATCAGATTTCATTTGAAGATCTTTTTGAATTTTCTACCGAAAGGCAAGCATATTTATAAGTTGATCTACTAATATTATATGTTAGCTGTACTTTCGTTAAGTTTTGATGTCGGAAAGGGCTGACAAAATGAAGGTGCCACAGCCTGCAGTTGGAGGACAACCAACTCCCTCTGCAGACAGATCTCCGATAGAGAAACCAAGCCCCACAACGCTGTTAATGGAAGAGGATCCAGTGGAGCCGAATCGCTGTTGTTGGATCTGCTTGGCCACGGATGAGGAAGAACGCCTGCCTTGGGTAAATCCGTGTTCCTGTCCAGGAACCACCAAATGGGTGCATCAGAGTTGTCTTCTCCACTGGATCGACGAGAAGACGCAAGAGGGGACCGGAGAACAAGACGTTTCCTGTCCACAGTGCCAGACGAAGTACATCGTGTACCCGAGTTTGAGGAAGTTCCCAGCTGTGTTGGAAATGATCGACCATTTCATCTCCTGCTTCCTAGGTCCTTGGCTGGTGGCAATCTTTATGGCTGTATCTGTCTATTGGATAGCCGTTACATACGGAGCGTTGACAGTTTTTCAGATTGCTGGCCGGGACCGCGGCATGTCTATATTTCAGTCAAGCGATCCGTCAATTATCATGATCCTGGTCGCACTTCCATTAATCCCAGTTGGTCTGATACTTTTTCGCTTGATTCCTTGGGAGGATGCCCTGTTGCGCTTGTTTCGAAGCTGTGGATCGGTGGTGCGAAAACTTCCCTTTATGAAGCACAGCCGCGAATTCGATTACCACAACAATTCAATTTTTCTACCTCTGCCGGAACCCATTTCGAAAGAACGCGTATTCTGCGGAGCCGTCCTTCTGCCCACCATATCATACCTTGTTGGAAATCTTATCTTTCGTTCTGTGGACAACGCGCTGAAACGTACTCTGCTTGGATGTCTTACTTTTGTTACGGTTAAAGGAATCTTAAAAATGTATCTAAAGCATAAGCAATATGTACGCTACACGAGGCGTCATGTTCTAAATTACACGGAGATCGCAGATGGACAGGATCAACAAAATGGTTAAGGAAGATGGGTTTTTATCTCCCTTCAAGAATATACCACCCTCGATAGTACCAAGTTCCGGCAAAGATTACACAAGTAATTAAGATAAATTAATTGTAAGGTATATAATTACCGGTGATCAAAAGTATACCTAGTCCTGGCTTTTAAATTTACACTAGAtattacaatttaaatttgaCCGATCTATTCACCGAAAACTAATGTATCCTCTGCGACATTCATAAATAATCGTTAaagcatttattaatttatgtatAATAGTTTACAGCTAACAGTAGGAAATGGTGTCTAAATGTAATGTACTCACTAGGATCTCTATGTACGATTTATCGGGGCCCCCCAAATACTGAAGTCAACTCTGTATCGAGGGAGCGATCGCCGAGAACTAAAACTCCAATGTATATTTTAACTATACAAAAAATACTGTATGCCGTGTGTATGTGTCCAATGAACTTGGCTGCAACTCAGATGCGTTTAAGTAACTGCGTGCCACCTTAAGTAATCCTCGCCTGCTGTCTCGCTTCGTTCGCCTTCAGTGCCTGGTTCCTGGAGCTGCCTCGTCCAACAACTCGTTCAGTTGTTGGGCTCCTGCTTGTATTGTTATTGTCGGTTGTTGACTCCCTCGGGGTTGTGGCTGCTGACCATGCTGTGCTCCATGTTCTTGACGATCACGTAGTTGGTGATGTGGTTAATGGCCTCGTCCTGTAGCCGCTCCGGCCAGCGCTTCATGTACGACTTAATGAAGTCGCCGAACGTGTCCACTTTGTCCGGAGTGCTTTTGTGGGTGTCCACGATGTTCTTCACAATGTCCACGAACTTGTCGTAGTCCTCGTGCGACTTCTTGATCTTCTGGTAGTTGGCCACGCCCCCGTTGGTGTTGCCCCCACCGCCTCCACTTGCTCCGCTTCCTCCGGCCGCCGCATTCATTTGCTGATCCATGTTGTTGTCTGCCAGGCGAGCCGAGGCAGCGGCAGCCACTGCCGCCACGGCCGCCGACGAGGCCATAAAGTTGTCCACGCTGCCTGCATTGGGAGGCGGCTGGGAGTGGTCCATAAAGTGACGGTGCATGCCGTACTCGGTCCTGCaaataacaattattattaGGAGATTGATTAGAATTAGTTTGCTTCGATTAGCGCTCACTTATAGAACCCCTCCGTGTTGTTGCTATTAAACTCTTGCTGAGACATTGGATTTTTCCAAACTGGTGACTCGGATGTAGATGGTAAACTGCTTGTATTGGATGCACTCGTCATGCGTTTGTCTCTGCGGATTGATAAAGATAATGGTTAGATTGGTTCAAGTTGAAGTACCAATTGTTTGGTTATCAAGAGAAACTACTAATATTTCAGTGGTTTCTCTTGTAACCCATCTTTTATCTTATATCCTTCGTAACCTACTTGTAACCGGTGTGCGCGGCCAGACTCTTGAATACATCATCCACTTGACTGTAGAACTTCCAGGTGCTAATTATGCCCGTGGTCTCGAAGGTCTTCTGCTCCTGTCGGTAGCGCTGCGTGAGATTGTTGACTTTGAAGTGAACCTCCAGTGCGGTTACAGGGACGCCAAGCGAGGTTAGCTGCTTGGCCATTGCCACATAGAGATGGCCATTGCGTTTGATGGTGCGCAGCTCATAGGCGCAGACTTTCCATAGTTTGATCAGCTCTAGAACACCACTATCCTCCCATTGTCGGCGCTTTTTGTTGAATTTTTCATACTGTCGGGGTGGTGGTATAAATGGGTTATAATATCTTAATAAATTGTATAGCTACCAAGAAAACTTACAGGCATTTCACATGGGTCTTACTGCCGACAACTGGGATTGCCCGACAAACTTCGTCTGCCAGCTGAAGCAGGACATGAAGCGGTTTCTCTAGTAGACAGGCATTTTGTACACGGATCCACTCctgaaataataatataattaaaaattgttatataAACTGTTTTGGAAATCTTTGGATATCGTTTAATTGCACTAGTATCATTATTTATTAGCTAGAAATAATCTTTCCGAATaacttttaaagttatttaagTTCCTTGGCTGTAAACAAACAACACAACATATGGTTTGTGTGAACCCTGTTTGATGACAATTTAATTCCAATGAATttgtaattaatattttaaagctgTCAGAGGTTCAAGCCACCTAATACTCAACCTAAACCGCCCCAAACGGGGATTATGACATGAATGGCCCCTTTTATACCGATGCCATTATAATTGTAGATTTCACTGGGTAATCGTGAAGTTGAAGGGTATGTTGTGCTTGTGAAGAAGAAACCACAAAGAAAGGAGATTCGTAGTTGGTTTTATAAGGGATTATAATGGATAATTGTcaaaaaataacaaagaaAGGAATAGTCTTCAGACCttataaagtacatatatataatttgtattGCTTAAGATTGAAGTCGCTAGCTTACTGtgatttattatatttaattagtCCACTTTTAAGTTAGTTACGACACAA
This genomic interval carries:
- the LOC119563146 gene encoding uncharacterized protein LOC119563146, translated to MTNAVCESYNKSWIEFGVCRLRAVSRNKVCLNVDANLLQPVHDVTVKAQLMKKANGYKPWLYSVNFDGCQFIRRRNNALIRLVWDLFKEYSTINHSCPYVGLQQVKNFYLRSEKLPTPIPTGEYLLMIDWVINKRPQAATNVYFTFVEDLRDS
- the LOC119563144 gene encoding eukaryotic translation initiation factor 4E1, whose protein sequence is MSKTEKGDSPKKHKLQNEWTLWFVENDPERSWEDMLRKIDTFGTVEDFWNLYFRIDPPSKLKKGCDYMVFKKNIPPMWEDPANRQGGRWAVYIQKGHKTDLDIIWLDVLLCLIGEVCENYDHICGAFVRIRKKIDKISIWTKDDKDAEAIQEIGRKLREVVRFKSSHILQYQAHIKEQHILKIN
- the LOC119554458 gene encoding DNA polymerase alpha subunit B, which produces MDVELKQQFDEMGVEPADSVLERCVELAISYNIHDATEFVEQWMAFSLSHLHGEDPALENLGDFERKVLQLRKDKMGSKASAVKSKPYAPSSIQDTSSLASYGVMEDDPMIDDYVGESTMDTSSALHTPKAKKDSVRNSNLKGGVLFSPASYTPQSAKKNPAAGTPTTSVAGKPGDVVDSFGHPKLLAGSSWQTQIEHTVPVTQKLLHKNAPLTIANLGYMNDLLGDRCDDLHDRVDDTGRALVEKKLGEAGAAECSWYPHDKQALQAAGGLHAVGMIHSEDDGPLDAHSAFLVVIDDDTYEAKDTSLTLNFSRVKSASIFPGQVVLAKGFIPKGKTFVVEEIHTERKLTPVTPLKVDRELQFVVAAGPFTDSTDLFYEPLHDLLKYIKEHRPDVLVLTGPFLDGDHKMVCELAETFDSFFEKMIGGIMEAVGSHTAVLVVSSQKDAMSHSVYPTPPPTLRRNYPNLHMLPDPSMVDLDGITLGITSTDVVDHLLSHEFAANAGERMHRAINHLFHQGSFYPLYPPADEDMAYDSQLALKYAQLKQLPNVLILPGDQRHFIRLVNDCLVINPGRLSDKKGGTFARFLVAPSAPGKAANMFNSVACQVQRI
- the LOC119554467 gene encoding E3 ubiquitin-protein ligase MARCHF5, yielding MSERADKMKVPQPAVGGQPTPSADRSPIEKPSPTTLLMEEDPVEPNRCCWICLATDEEERLPWVNPCSCPGTTKWVHQSCLLHWIDEKTQEGTGEQDVSCPQCQTKYIVYPSLRKFPAVLEMIDHFISCFLGPWLVAIFMAVSVYWIAVTYGALTVFQIAGRDRGMSIFQSSDPSIIMILVALPLIPVGLILFRLIPWEDALLRLFRSCGSVVRKLPFMKHSREFDYHNNSIFLPLPEPISKERVFCGAVLLPTISYLVGNLIFRSVDNALKRTLLGCLTFVTVKGILKMYLKHKQYVRYTRRHVLNYTEIADGQDQQNG
- the LOC119554478 gene encoding uncharacterized protein LOC119554478, whose translation is MPYEKFNKKRRQWEDSGVLELIKLWKVCAYELRTIKRNGHLYVAMAKQLTSLGVPVTALEVHFKVNNLTQRYRQEQKTFETTGIISTWKFYSQVDDVFKSLAAHTGYKDKRMTSASNTSSLPSTSESPVWKNPMSQQEFNSNNTEGFYKTEYGMHRHFMDHSQPPPNAGSVDNFMASSAAVAAVAAAASARLADNNMDQQMNAAAGGSGASGGGGGNTNGGVANYQKIKKSHEDYDKFVDIVKNIVDTHKSTPDKVDTFGDFIKSYMKRWPERLQDEAINHITNYVIVKNMEHSMVSSHNPEGVNNRQ